A window of Ovis canadensis isolate MfBH-ARS-UI-01 breed Bighorn chromosome X, ARS-UI_OviCan_v2, whole genome shotgun sequence contains these coding sequences:
- the LOC138930724 gene encoding protein SSX1-like, which yields MNSGSFYETPREDRKKLEKKSKSFKNISKYFSKKEWARLGYSEKVTYVNLKRNYETMTRLGLKCTPPAFMCPKNGATESKRCDSKIKNPREKDEPAEGTSNMQGRKRQKVMSKKPVKGKKRSKIVPGTSGPEQVQRQLRSQTKASISAQQSKKTSGKRNNFSYLFGNKSSVFPGHVQVNGLVMGDGSWTGSKKKTVNVWANRLRKRKPVAYEEISDPEEED from the exons ATGAACAGTGGCAGCTTCTACGAAACCCCCAGGGAAGATAGGAAGAAATTAGAGAAGAAATCCAAA agttTCAAGAATATTTCCAAATACTTCTCTAAGAAAGAGTGGGCACGTCTGGGATACTCGGAGAAAGTCACCTATGTGAATCTGAAGAGAAACTATGAAACCATGACTAGACTAG GTCTCAAGTGTACCCCACCAGCTTTCATGTGTCCTAAAAATGGAGCCACAGAATCCAAGCGTTGTGATTCTAAAATTAAGAACCCCAGGGAAAAGG ATGAACCTGCTGAAGGGACTTCCAACATGCAAGGGAGAAAACGCCAGAAG GTGATGTCCAAGAAGCCTGTAAAGGGAAAAAAACGTTCAAAGATAGTACCAGGAACATCAGGCCCAGAGCAGGTTCAGAGACAGCTGCGCTCCCAGACAAAAGCAAGTATCTCTGCTCAGCAGAGTAAGAAAACATCAGGTAAGAGAAACAACTTTTCTTACTTGTTTGGGAACAagtcctctgtcttccctggcCATGTTCAAGTGAATGGGTTAGTCATGGGAGATGGATCCTGGACAG GATCCAAGAAAAAGACGGTTAATGTTTGGGCCAACAGACTGCGAAAAAGGAAACCGGTGGCCTATGAAGAGATCAGTGATCCCGAGGAAGAGGACTAA